In the Andrena cerasifolii isolate SP2316 chromosome 3, iyAndCera1_principal, whole genome shotgun sequence genome, tgcattcatatacatacatacatacatacatacatattttaatatggcggaaagtgggaatgcgcagtaaaagacgaaaatgaacCGCTGATTGAGCACACCTAATGTCCTCGCATCATGGTGTAAAGGACAAGGTCAGACCTGCACTCCGCCGGGAATGCGTGATCGTCCTTTATCGCGTTGGAGACTTTACACGTACAGTTTTGGAAAACTGTCCGTCTAAAGCCGGCTATTGTGTAGTTATTACAACATCTGCTCATAATTTCAGACAGCAAATAGAAATGTTGAAACGCGAAATATTGGACCAAGAGAGAGAATACAAAAACCAAATGTCTGTTCTTGAAACGAAAGCGCATGAACAATgggtatgatttttttttattacactaTCTTTAATCTTGATTTgatatttttctaattgttcGATTGAATTTCAACATTAGGTGATAGCACGTCAAGTCGAGCGTCGTTTAGAGGAATCCAAAGTTGAAGCAGGCCAATTACGTAACCGGCTCACACTTATAGAGAAGAATATTAATGATGCAGATTCTGAAGCAAAATTGCACCGTAAGTGTTTCACTGTAAAGAACATATTTTACTTGTATTAAGTTTCATTTGAATATTGCAGTTTCTGTAAGTAGCAGCTACAATTTTATTCTCTGACATTTAAATACGAAGATATTTAGCTATGCAGTTTCCTTAGTGGTTCCATTAACCCCTCAGTGtacgaatttatttttttaatatggaaATGACCCAGTAGTTACGAGCAGAATTCTTAAAAGAAACTATTTTCTGCTTTCGTTCAAATTTCCGTTTAACAGttaggaaattttaaaaaatttgcttaAATAACAGTATATGTTACAGTTATTCATGTGTATGACAGATATATTCATACACGTGCAAAATTTTCCTTCAATAGTGAAGGttaaaaagtaaaatgaagGAAGTGGCAATGAAGGGTTAATCTTAAAAGCTGTTATAATGTTATTATATTTCGTAGATCGCTACTGTAAAGTTAGTACTGGTAGAACTTGTAGGAACTTGATTATTGAATTTAAGTCATGTTAAGGATTATCAAAGATCTTCAGGCTCGTCTACCAGTGGTGcactttctttaaaatcacTGCGGTATTACAAGAGACACTTaagtggaaaaatgtattttcttcACCTGATTTTCAAACAGGCCTGGAAGCAAATGGGGAGACGGCAACGTCGCCTCCATTATTCATAGGACCAGAGTCATCCAACTCTCCCGTAATGTTTTCTGGTTCTACAAACGTTCCTCCCCCGCCACCGCCATCTTATCTGCATTCACTCTTTCCTCCTTACTTGCCACCTCCATTGCCCAATGCTCCTGGTGTACCGTCATACGAAGTCAGTCAACGACCACCACCGTTGGGTGGCCGTTTATCCTCGCCTCCACCTATGCCCCTACACCCTCCTGCTTCCAGCAGGTATGATAATGCTGGTTCCCCGCCGCCACCAATGTCGCCACACTTACTTCCTCACTTCGATCATAGATCACCACCGCATCTATTTGCTAGCGATCATATTcacccacctcctcctcctcctggcTCGATTTTGCCACCACCCCTTGGAGCGACGCATTCATGGGGGGAAGAATCACTGCCGCCTCCACGCAATTCTGGTTTCCATCCACCGCGGCGAGAACGAGTACGAAATCACAAAGGTTTGTGCAACACATCTCCAACAAGCGACAACGACAAATTGGCGCACGGCCATTTATTAACGGAACTCAATTTCATTGCGACCAAATGACCCAATTTACTCtcctttgtttattattatttatttccccccgttttttctttttgttgtgCATGCAAGGACGCAAGCGATTCTCTAAAGTGAGACAGTTTTGGAGTACTATGGAAGGGAATAATTGCAAATAGATGCAACAGATCAGGTTCAGCAACTCGAGATTTTGATTTAGTTTCGCTAGTTATGCTACACAAGATGCGTGTGAAATGCCGAAATCGGATCACGAACGAGAAAATGTTATAATCAGCTCCGTGGGAATTAAATCCTGTTATTGTTTTAGCTGAAACAAAACATACAGCACAACTTCGTGATTCGATTCCGATATTCTCAGAACAATGTGTATTTAAAATTCgtatttgtaatttttcaatCCTATTTTATATTCATCATTATCGTTATTTTTGTGAAGAATTCGAAATTTCcattcttcattttcttttcttttcttttccataccagcaattataattaatttgaaaagaaaaaagatttcacAGATTACTGATAGTTCATTCTTGTTCCCAGGTTCCTTGCATTCTTCAGGAGAGTCATTGGACAAGACGCATCATAACAGCAAAGTTTAACtgtttattttgttataaaacatcttcaTACGTACGCCAAAATTGTCACTGTAGTAATGGGATATACTCGATTATATGAAACttcaataaataattaacaGTGATGGAAGATATATTAATGCTAGTAGAAAGACCagcatttattatataatttattggaATAGAGAATCGTGCATTTGATAAGGATTTGTGAAATGTGATAAACGCATACTTAGTTCACTGAAAGGAATGCAACTGTCAAATGTCATTGCTGTTAAagaaaaacaagaaaaaaaaaacaattgtacATATACACTTGATTAGAAATGTGTTGAAGTATATAGAGCAGATTGTGAAAATGTTTCTTTATACATACAGTTATATATAATTCTTTGTTCCAGTCCGAAACTTACGTGTCTTCATAAAACATGCAGTcaagaaataaattgtaatacGAATTTAGACTAAACGCAATTGTTATAtaaggttttaaaaaaaattgaaataaaccgtaatttattattacttcacgtTTCATAGCTGACTACACCAAACTCCATTTCTGCGTGTACAGACGTGCATTCGCCAGAAATTGccaaacattgaaaattatacatttaTTACCCacagtttccttttttttacattttacagaCAACAATGTAGCTGGTGCTCTACATTGATAtaccttttaataattaatacttACAGTATTCACAATTCAACAAAGAGGTCGAGGAatgcaattgaatatattattaataCTCTATAGCTAATGagtcataattttataaaaatttgtcttGCTCATTGATCATCTTATATCACAAGTAATCGATATGGATGGTCAACTACAAAGTTGCGCAAAGAAATatgcataattttataataattagttTATGCCAGAAACACTacaaaaaatatgaagaaaaatataaggacagcaaatatttttatcattaaCCACCTGTTGTTTGTTACTGActggaaatattttaaaatttctgtgTGTGCTGCCTCCACGTTCAATTCAGTGTCTTCTATATTGCTATCTATcctgaaatttcattaaatccACAAATAGTATACTTCATGAACCTTCGTATAGGTTGGGTGCTTTTTGACTtgtagttttaatactttatcaAATGTAATTGTAAAATTCGGCTGtagttccgaatggccccagtggcagGTCGACACGAGCTTTGAAGGGAGGGTGTGTGGATCTTAAATCTagaattgaggggcccagtgggaAACAAGCACATACCACCGTTTTATTATTTTGTGAGGAAATCAActtgaaggaaaaattattttcaaaggaaccaaattgtaattattttaaacggtacttgaatTACACGATAACTGACTACTATCAAAATTTagctgaaaaaattttttttcttattttttttatttcgctgtTTATATTATTTACCGGTATTTCTTAATAATTTTCTTCCGTTATCTTTCCATTTATTCCCATTACGAGAATTCTTTTACCACTTATTTCTATGTATTCTGGAGTTCTGGACATGTGCCTATTTTCCACTGAGTCCCTCAATTGTAGCTTCGGGCATTTAttaagctgggaatccacccggaagctaagctaagccacGCTatgctatatttaaaaaaaaaaacagcttcgAGACATcattttccaccaaaagctacgtttctGTTCTATGGCTTGCTATGTTTCCGAAAAATCGTTCGCGGGGCAATCTCGTGCTACGTCGAGCTAACCCGAAAAGAACACAGCACAGAAACGTAGCGTTTGGTGAAAAATGATGGATTGAAGCTGTCTTTTTAAAACATATGTAGCATAGCATGGCACAGCTTAGCtttttttggtggaaacggttccataagaatgtattgtagctaattttttaaaacatagcataagcatggcttagcttccaggtggattcccaattttgtttccgaggtattaattaaaaactttcagTATAATACAATGAATGCCGCATATACAGATGCTGCTAGTCAACTGTTTTCGTTGTAGCAGTCgtcgtcacgtgtcgaatagCCGATGATACAGTAGCGATATTGGCCCCAGTATCGATAAAGTGCCCCATATAAAATTTCGGCGACGCGACGATTCTTCTGGTGTTGCCAGCGGAATCTATTGCTACCCCTATAGGAGCAGGTTTGAGGACAGATTGAGGGCTCGCAGCTACGTGTATttaggtaaaaaaataattttgtttcttaatattttggaaactaataaatacccgaagctacaattttagatttagagtccacaccCCATCCTCACCCTTCctctcaaacctcgtgtcgatcagcCACTGGAGCCATTCGGAACAATATCCTCAAATTCTTTATTAGAATctacagtggctcacacccaaaatcctacactctttaaaatcgcataagatttttaaaattggtccaaacgacttgagttttttttttgagaagctagatggattagtttgctaagtgaaaaaaaaaatagtaaaggtcattttttaattttttttcctgagcctgtattgaaaattcaaaaaacccgtttgtagatttaagtaagtttgtgtacatgctgaaaatttcatcaaaaccggttgacgttgctctgagctacaaacgtttaaagatcgcagaataaggtcgaaaatcacgaaattccagaaatcagcgattttcgaccttattgaACGTTTGAATGTTTGTAGCATTAGTTAATCCTTACAGCTttccaaaaaaactcaagtcactTAGACCAATTTTAAGAATGTTattcgattttaaagagtgtacgattttgagtgtgagccactgtatatgattataaatatcacTCTTACCTCTCCACCATTTCTTCCTGTTCCTTAACCATGTGCGCTAATTGTTGAAAAATGCCACCAAGTTCGACAATAGTAGATTCTATGCTTTGCATTGTTTCTGCTCTTGACTGAACATAAGCATCCTAGTAAACAAATAATTATCTCGATATTGCGAAAACACATTTAGTATCATTAAATTATTCTTTATCAAAATTATATTCGTACAGTGTCATCAGTGATTGCTTGCTGTAGTGACAGTTGCCCCATTGCTGGCTCTAGATCTATCGTTACAGATGTCGGGGAATCTTGTTCTTGAAACAATAATGAACCTTGTTTCCCAGCAACGCTGGGGGGTAACATGGTGGACACAGAACCTTGAGTAAACTGTTGCCTCCTACTTTGTTCCTCCCTCATGTTCTATTCATAAACATTTATGTTATCATATGAATCTATATTTAACGCATAGTATTAGACCCAATATTACGCTttcacttttctttttacatacCTCCGAGCGAACTTCTAATACACTCTTGAAGTGATTCGACATATTTGCCAGTTTTGATTGTAAGGCCATAACAATGGAAGATGAATGCGAGGCCATATGGTGACTTTGAACTGCACCATGCCCTTCTCGCTGCTTCTTTCCAAGTTCCTGCAACTTTCCTATTTGGTGATTTAAACTTTTTAAGTCCGTTTTTATGATATTCGTTAATTCTTCAATTTCCACTTGTCTGTCATTAAATATAGACTTCCTTTTTGCCACtaaaagaataaatataacCAATGTATTAAAAGTTCATTACTTGTTACTTACACACTTGTCATTCTTATAGCGtattgaaacatgtgtacatgCCGGTTTCTCAATTGGAAACGAATGCTTCGCCACCGGGCAAAAATAAGAACACAGAAAAAGTTTATACCAAAATGATTCCAAGTACATAAGGTTATACGAACGAAATACAGTTCATATCAAGACATTTCCTCTGCGATCTTATTCCTGTTTCACCGTACGCTAGATTATTAATGTGTTGCTCTGAATATGACAAGGGGAAGACGATATTGTTTACTGCGTTCTTACGTAGAGCAAGCTTCTCTAGCTTGTTATATGTGCTTGCTATATTTTTTCCAATACTCTTAGCTATCATCATGAAATTTGAGTAACTCTGCAGCTGCCGTGCTCTCCGAGGGTTCTGCGAGACCACTGCTCGCGCCACGGTCCTGCTTTGCATCGTCCGGATGGCGTTGACGAATTCATTAGTTCTGTCGCGTGACGTCATTGTCGGTGGCACGGTGTCCAGTTGCTGTTTCTCGTTCCCCGTTAAATCGCGCCCTTCACTTTCATGGTTAGACCGCTGACTTATGGTACTGCCCCGCAAGGGACCGTTTGAGGTTGTGATCACGAAATCATGGTCAATCTCGTAGCCAACGTGTCGTCTACGCGCTGGCATCGCATTCTCAATTTCTATACGTATTCACAGTTTTATAATCTCTAAAGTACAATCCCTATTATCAGTCTACCTTATGTACTCTCCTGTAAACGTATCAACAGATTGAAAAGAGCACGTCCACATGACAGCTCGAATACCATCGAATACCTATACCTCGTATGACACATACAGTGATTTCACTCGTTCATCCTTGGCAACGTCAAGTGTTAGGCGTGCTCTTAATGAAACGAAATGTTACTAGAAATTACGTTCGCgagcttagagcatataaacatggaggaagcatgcaatgggcgaaaatgtagacggcggtagaaagagaaagatatacattggggacaccctctctctttctaatttcaaaagaaaaacacTGCCGCCCCTGGAGCTAGACAGAGAGAGGCTGTCCCAcaatgtatatctttctctttctaccgccgtctacattttcgcttaGAGCATATAGGGCGGAATTcgcagtcgctacttatttttaagggggtagacacgggtaatgcagcgctctgtataccgacataatctggcctgaaacatgggtttgcgcgctgacgttgtttgtccatatatgagcaaattttgggctgggcgaggtctcattcgaaagatgaaggttgaatgcagcccgctctgctcatggttcaaagagattgtgttgatatgtaataatatgagtgtccaaagtagagaaaaagtgggcgaaattcactcgcagattccaagcatttgtacgtcactaaaagagttttgtgactcaaacgatgagcagagcgggttgtactgaaccttcctctttcgaatgagacctcacccagctcaaaatttgctcatataacgacaaacaacgtaagcccgtgattgcattcccaaatacgagttccgccatattggcgataataaaagagaagtcacgtgacaaatttagttcagatagtgaatacgagatggcgcctactcgggaggactgtgtggggtttcgtgtttgtgttgtggtatgcctgtttgcgcgcgaatttataatttatcgaatgaatgaagaatgaatgaagtgagttataaatgtttataattaattgctcttctgtttattagttgctaaggtttttgtcacattttctgtataaattcattaaatattctgttcccTGACCAAACGGACGTTTTCCTTAATTCCTCGATTATTCACGTTGTCTATCTAATCGGATATCCCCCACaactgccaacgtggaatcatagcaaaactggagcgttaggtggataaatatgctacagtaaaagcgtgatgcagtcaatgtatgcattttcgtacgattagaggttaggttatatgcattttaggcatacattgacataggaactgctgggaattgtatacatttactaaattaacgcttttatcgttacatatacatcacttgaaatcgctgtcgtatttatgtatagtaattcaggcagttagaacaacaacggactaacctttTAATGTaggtcattaaaaaaaaatttcctattgtacatcgatggcttacaattagtgcacacatattgtatgtccacttttagcgtttttgagaaaaacaggttcaaacattcaatggtactttataattacataaatactttttgcattattgtaatataggtatcactgaaagtatgtaattagtagtataagttagaatctgcaaaattataataataactcgacaataatgcttggaagttggacatgctattgtaaccaagtacagaggaggacatactatactgaatgatattatataaatgaatgaaaggaataatactggaaataatctcacttcaatattatatttatttttacagtaacaggaataaaaaagtaattcgcagtagatataggaagactttaaattttgtttattcattgttacatttttccaagactattttcatccagtaacgtctccagagagcaaatcaaagagcgagaagtggcgcagatgtttcgagacagggactgtttaacgaagagacgcagaactttggagcgcctcttatttgcaactttaaggcgatgcctttgaagctgaaagggtGTAGCcagttaagatggtcaaatgtgtccttgaaccgaattcgactcacgatgaatcattcgaaagcttattaaaaaagaaacatttgtggcaatttccaacttcgtatctccacccggagggtagtaaaaggcaaaaattggaaatcaggtttttgccgaatttctcctatattaggggatgaaaaattttgaaaaaaatcagagaattgttattagagaattgttgttgtttcagatttttaaattgaaaaaccaagctgtgaaaaataaaaaacgccaaaaaatgctgaaaaatgccgattgtgtatcgaagcaggcttggtactataattatatttttactgtacgtATCACTgttactattgttctgaatttttttcaaatttttcaatttggtgcgccgcagttaaaaaaattaaaaactgattttttcgTCTTTTTtaccgtgtcagagtaacttatacgccgaattgcttcatgaaataagtgttttaaaaaaaattaaaaaaaaagttaataaaaatttataaaaaattaaaaataaaattaaaataaaaaaaaataaaaagcaaaaaataagtaaaaaaaatttttaaaaatgattaaaaaaaattttaaacttaaaattttttttttttaaattttaaaaatttaaaagaattaaaaatgaaagagaaaaaattataaaaaaagtcggtacacattttaataatttctacatttacagcagtcgcgattcgtttataatctctacaaattcagtaattggtacacattttaaaaatttctacaatttcagcagtcgctattcgtatacaatctctacaatttcagcagacggcacacaattaaaaatttctacaaattcagcagaaggtacacatttaaaaactttctacaaattcagcagtcgctattcgtttacaatctctacaaattcagcagacggtacacattttaaaagtttctacaatttcagcagtcgctattcgtttacaatctctacaattacagcagacggcacacaattaaaaatttctacaaaatcagcagaaggtacacatttaaatactttctacaatttcagcagtcgtacacatttttaaaatttctacaaatacagcagtcgcgattcgtttaaaatctctacaatttcagtagtcggtacacatttaaaaactttctacaatttaagcagtcgctattcgtttacaatctctacaatttcagcagacggcacacgattaaaaatttctacaaattcagcagaaggtacacatttaaaaactttctacaatttcagcagtcgctattcgtttacaatctctacaatttcagcagacggtacacatttaaaaaatttctacattttcagcagtcgctattcgtttacaatctctacaatttcagcagacggcacacaattaaaaatttctacaaattcagcagaaggtacacatttaaatactttctacaatttcagcagtcgtacacatttttaaaatttctacaaatacagcagtcgcgattcgtttaaaatctctacaatttcagtagtcggtacacattttaaaagtttctacaaattcagcagaaggtacacatttaaaaactttctacaatttcagcagtcgctattcgtttacaatctctacaatttcagcagacggtacacatttaataactttctacaatttcagcagtcgctattcgtttacaatctctacaaatgcagcagacggtacacatttaaaaatttctacattttaagcagtcgctattcgtttacaatctctacaaattcagcagacggcacacaattaaaaatttctacattttcagcagtcgctattcgtttacaatctctacaatttcagcagacggcacacaattaaaaatttctgcaaattcagcagaaggtacacatttaaaaactttctacaaattcagcagtcgctattcgtttacaatctctacaatttcagcagacggtacacatttaaaaaatttctacattatcagcagtcgctattcgtttacaatctctacaatttcagcagacggcacacaattaaaaatttctacaaattcagcagaaggtacacatttaaatactttctacaatttcaccagtcgtacatatttaaaaaatttctacaattacagcagtcgcgattcgtttaaaatctctacaatttcagtagtcggtacacattttaaaagtttctacaaattcagcagaaggtacacatttaaaaactttctacaatttcagcagtcgctattcgtttacaatctctacaatttcagcagacggtacacatttaaaaactttctacaatttcagcagtcgctattcgtttacaatctctacaatttcagcagacggtacacatttaaaaacttctacattttcagcagtcgctattcgtttacaatctctacaatttcagcagacggcacacaattaaaaatttctacaaattcagcagaaggtacacatttaaaaactttctacaaattcagcagtcgctattcgtttacaatctctacaatttcagcagacggtacacatttaaaaatttctacatttcagcagtcgctattcgtttacaatctctacaatttcagcagacggtacacaattaaaaatttctacaaattcagcagaaggTACACATTTAATAACTTTCtgcaatttcagcagtcgctattcgtttacaatctctacaatttcagcagacggcacacaattaaaaatttctacaaaaacagcagaaggtacacatttaataactttctacaatttcagcagtcgctattcgtttacaatctctacaaattcagcagacggtacacatttaaaaatttctacatttcagcagtcgctattcgtttacaatctctacaaatgcagcagacggtacacatttaaaaatttctacattttcagcagtcgctattcgtttacaatctctacaatttcagtagtcggtacacattttaaaagtttctacaaattcagcagaaggtacacatttaaatactttctacaatttcagcagtcgtacacatttttaaaatttctacaattacagcagtcgcgattcgtttaaaatctctacaaattcagcagaaggtacacatttaataactttttacaatttcagcagtcgctattcgtttacaa is a window encoding:
- the Syx5 gene encoding syntaxin 5; amino-acid sequence: MPARRRHVGYEIDHDFVITTSNGPLRGSTISQRSNHESEGRDLTGNEKQQLDTVPPTMTSRDRTNEFVNAIRTMQSRTVARAVVSQNPRRARQLQSYSNFMMIAKSIGKNIASTYNKLEKLALLAKRKSIFNDRQVEIEELTNIIKTDLKSLNHQIGKLQELGKKQREGHGAVQSHHMASHSSSIVMALQSKLANMSNHFKSVLEVRSENMREEQSRRQQFTQGSVSTMLPPSVAGKQGSLLFQEQDSPTSVTIDLEPAMGQLSLQQAITDDTDAYVQSRAETMQSIESTIVELGGIFQQLAHMVKEQEEMVERIDSNIEDTELNVEAAHTEILKYFQSVTNNRWLMIKIFAVLIFFFIFFVVFLA